Proteins encoded within one genomic window of Onychostoma macrolepis isolate SWU-2019 chromosome 11, ASM1243209v1, whole genome shotgun sequence:
- the clcn4 gene encoding H(+)/Cl(-) exchange transporter 4: MAEAEGISSGTPTEEMNGAGNLMDFLDEPFPDVGTYEDFHTIDWLREKSRDTDRHRKITSKSKESIWEFIKSLLDAWSGWLVMLLIGLLSGTLAGVIDLAVDWMTDLKEGVCLSALWYSHEQCCWTSNETTFADRDKCPQWQKWAELMTGYTEGAGVYVLNYFLYVMWALFFSFLAVSLVRVFAPYACGSGIPEIKTILSGFIIRGYLGKWTLLIKTVTLVLAVSSGLSLGKEGPLVHVACCCGNLFCSLFSKYSKNEGKRREVLSAAAAAGVSVAFGAPIGGVLFSLEEVSYYFPLKTLWRSFFAALVAAFTLRSINPFGNNRLVLFYVEYHTPWYMAELVPFILLGVFGGLWGTLFIRCNIAWCRRRKTTLLGKYPVLEVIVVTGITAVLAFPNPYTRRSTSELISELFNDCGALESSQLCDYINNPNMTRPVDDIPDRPAGPGVYNALWQLALALVFKIVITIFTFGMKIPSGLFIPSMAVGAIAGRIVGIAVEQMAYHHHDWIIFKNWCRPGADCVTPGLYAMVGAAACLGGVTRMTVSLVVIMFELTGGLEYIVPLMAAAVTSKWVADAFGKEGIYEAHIQLNGYPYLDQDEFTHRTLATDVMRPRRNEPPLAVLTQDSTTVEDVETLIKDTDYNGFPVVVSRESERLIGFVQRRDLILAIKNARQKQDGVVSNSVVYFTEDAPQIPASNPQPLKLRRILNLSPFTVTDHTPMETVVDIFRKLGLRQCLVTRSGRLLGIITKKDVLRHMAHMMNQDPESIMFN; the protein is encoded by the exons ATGGCGGAGGCAGAGG GCATCAGCAGTGGCACTCCTACAGAGGAGATGAACGGCGCTGGGAACCTGATGGACTTCTTGGACGAGCCGTTCCCAGACGTTGGCACTTACGAGGACTTTCACACCATCGACTGGCTGAGAGAGAAATCCAGAGACACGGACAGACACCGGAAG ATCACCAGTAAGAGTAAAGAGTCCATCTGGGAGTTCATTAAGAGTTTGCTGGACGCCTGGTCAGGATGGCTGGTGATGCTGCTGATTGGTCTGCTGTCAG GCACGCTGGCTGGAGTGATCGATCTGGCTGTTGATTGGATGACGGATCTGAAGGAAGGCGTGTGTCTGTCTGCGCTCTGGTACAGTCACGAGCAGTGCTGCTGGACGTCCAATGAGACCACTTTCGCCGACAGAGACAAATGTCCTcagtggcagaaatgggctGAACTGATGACGGGATACACTGAG GGCGCAGGTGTGTATGTGCTGAACTACTTCCTGTACGTGATGTGGGCGCTGTTCTTCTCCTTCCTGGCTGTGTCTCTGGTGCGAGTGTTCGCTCCATACGCCTGCGGATCAGGAATACCAGAG ATAAAGACGATCCTGAGCGGCTTCATCATCCGCGGGTATCTGGGCAAGTGGACGCTGCTCATAAAGACGGTGACGCTGGTGTTGGCCGTGTCGTCTGGCCTCAGTCTGGGGAAGGAAGGGCCGCTCGTGCACGTCGCCTGCTGCTGCGGGAACCTGTTCTGCAGCCTCTTCTCCAAATACAGCAAGAACGAGGGCAAACGCAGAGAG GTTTTGTCGGCAGCTGCGGCCGCAGGAGTGTCGGTTGCATTCGGAGCTCCAATTGGAGGAGTTCTGTTCAGTCTGGAGGag GTGAGTTATTATTTCCCTCTGAAGACGTTATGGCGGTCTTTCTTCGCGGCGCTGGTGGCGGCTTTTACGCTGCGCTCCATCAACCCGTTTGGCAACAATCGTCTGGTTCTGTTCTACGTAGAGTATCACACGCCGTGGTACATGGCCGAGCTGGTGCCATTCATCCTGCTGGGTGTGTTCGGGGGCCTCTGGGGGACGCTCTTCATCCGCTGCAACATCGCTTGGTGCCGGCGGCGCAAGACCACGCTGCTGGGCAAGTACCCGGTGCTGGAGGTGATCGTGGTGACGGGGATCACGGCCGTGCTGGCCTTCCCCAATCCCTACACGCGGCGCAGCACCAGCGAGCTGATCTCAGAGCTGTTCAACGACTGCGGCGCGCTCGAGTCCTCGCAGCTCTGCGACTACATCAACAACCCCAACATGACCCGGCCCGTGGACGACATCCCCGACAGACCCGCCGGCCCCGGCGTCTACAACGCCCTCTGGCAGCTCGCGCTGGCGCTCGTCTTCAAGATCGTCATTACCATCTTCACATTCGGCATGAAG ATCCCGTCGGGTTTGTTCATCCCCAGTATGGCGGTGGGCGCCATCGCCGGCCGTATCGTGGGCATCGCGGTGGAGCAGATGGCGTACCATCATCACGACTGGATCATCTTTAAGAACTGGTGCCGTCCAGGTGCAGACTGCGTCACTCCGGGTCTGTACGCCATGGTCGGCGCCGCTGCGTGTTTGG GCGGCGTGACGCGGATGACGGTGTCTCTGGTGGTCATCATGTTCGAGCTGACCGGCGGTCTGGAGTACATCGTTCCTCTGATGGCGGCCGCCGTCACCAGTAAATGGGTGGCCGATGCTTTCGGTAAGGAGGGCATTTACGAAGCTCACATCCAGCTCAACGGCTACCCGTACCTGGATCAGGACGAGTTCACGCACCGTACGCTGGCCACCGACGTGATGCGACCGCGCCGCAACGAGCCGCCGCTGGCCGTCCTGACGCAGGACAGCACCACGGTGGAGGACGTGGAGACACTCATCAAAGACACCGACTACAACGGCTTCCCTGTGGTCGTCTCGCGCGAGTCCGAGAGGCTCATCGGCTTCGTGCAGAGACGCGACCTCATCCTGGCCATCA AGAACGCGCGTCAGAAGCAGGACGGGGTCGTCAGTAACTCTGTGGTGTATTTCACTGAAGACGCTCCGCAGATTCCCGCCTCGAACCCGCAGCCGCTCAAACTCAGACGCATCCTGAACCTCAGCCCCTTCACCGTCACTGACCACACGCCCATGGAGACGGTGGTGGACATCTTCCGCAAGCTGGGTCTGCGCCAGTGTCTGGTCACACGCAGCGG
- the LOC131549467 gene encoding uncharacterized protein LOC131549467, translated as MATVGVDMIETAALGRSFQLGMLYDCRKDALIPGITLWDPDKVQQSLRIRPQINADFKVTASDSIEDKSTLLNIDSSLKLSLLGGLVKVTGAAKYLNDTKKSFRQQRLTLHYHTTCRFEELTMNHLAPENIINQDVFDNDTATHVVTAVLYGADACFVFDREVSADENKNTVEGEAKLALEKLRFISVDANASLKMNDAQKNAVQEFTCTFYGDFQLPSNPTSFEDALKVFSDLPKLLAEKKELVVPVRVWLYPLDKLHSRASKLQKDIDMDLITAIESVIESLNTAEMRCSDLLKDSPALTFTVFHDKILQMKQNCYKYKLKLMKRLGSLLPNIRGDVMKETALNELLQEHEESPFRRSDFAEWLKERERESDIIKSILRQLKDAGAQAEVNIDLILMDLEVENLVCFTFTSLDWTDVLLLQQKACLSPSAKERNNENRPDTKQKSWLSPEIQKTMRSNLKTFKNLIDSKDRKPARFIVSSREMENNPGSCILLYESECDEAVCLIPPSQPACPVTEEINENTVVVKVPPACPATVELRLQYKSQHASVWTSKPVMKDQHTVTLTDLGAGTKYEIKCAAVGKLNYTVYSDVTEVTTEVRRCTVIIIDDSSAGRSEVIRRSQNLNVLKNPDVSSNKVKPSVINPESSTQSQSSVSVSSSKTFKLRLKEEFQYLNETPGERQNLNDVFIEQHITEDPDSHISDNRRIMRNNMFEGQHIRSVLMKGDAGAGKTVTVQKFVLDWAEEKSNTHIDYIFPIPFQKLSIIRETVKTCSFVELLQQCFENTEDLKLNDSDKIMLVFDGLNEFKLPLDFQNTKKITDINDPASVSDLLANLIMRNLLPNAQIWITSRPAAANQIPDGFIDRVTEIQGFIDLQKEEYFRKSISDQRTSDKVISRIQTSPRIKSMCYLPDYCRIITAIPEKMFRTDSDDFPKTFTQMYIRLLLDQTELMRERRETIVALGRIAFHLLVNGNSLFCYEHLKKCGIRDESDLIRSSFIKKIEDKSKRELLCFVNRRTQEFLAALYATEVINVNNKLQLGDLSSLKLDHGVTCFTNYRLWEVMENALKSQMDLFFCFLLGLSLESNQRALKDLLKRRESHPSFSQEAVKNIKGMINSSPENTDKRSLLFDALKELDERYLIQEIKTQLKSGLKLSPVQFSALVNLEE; from the exons ATGGCTACAGTAGGAGTGGATATGATTGAAACAGCAGCTCTAGGGAGATCCTTCCAGCTGGGGATGCTGTACGACTGCAGGAAAGATGCTCTCATTCCAG GAATCACACTGTGGGATCCAGATAAGGTCCAGCAGAGTTTACGAATCCGTCCCCAAATTAACGCCGATTTCAAAGTCACGGCTTCAGACTCCATTGAGGACAAATCAACCTTACTGAACATTGACAGCTCCCTGAAACTGAGTCTTTTAGGTGGACTGGTCAAAGTCACAGGAGCAGCCAAATATCTCAATGACACCAAGAAGTCTTTCAGACAGCAGAGACTGACTCTACATTATCATACAACCTGCAGGTTTGAAGAACTGACCATGAATCACTTGGCACCTGAAAATATCATTAATCAGGACGTGTTTGATAATGACACAGCGACACACGTGGTGACAGCAGTGCTGTATGGAGCGGACGCCTGCTTCGTGTTTGATAGAGAAGTTTCAGCAGATgagaacaaaaatacagtagaaggAGAAGCAAAACTGGCCCTTGAGAAACTCAGATTCATTTCAGTAGATGCGAACGCCAGTCTGAAGATGAATGACGCTCAGAAGAATGCAGTCCAGGAATTCACATGCACGTTTTATGGCGATTTCCAGTTACCGTCAAACCCGACCTCTTTTGAAGATGCTCTGAAGGTTTTCTCTGATCTTCCAAAACTTCTGGCAGAAAAGAAAGAGCTTGTCGTTCCCGTGAGAGTTTGGCTTTATCCTCTGGACAAACTTCACTCAAGAGCTTCAAAACTTCAGAAGGACATCGACATGGATCTAATCACTGCAATAGAATCAGTGATTGAGAGTCTAAATACAGCTGAGATGAGATGCAGTGATCTTCTGAAGGACTCACCTGCTCtgacttttactgtatttcatgATAAAATTCTGCAAATGAAGCAAAACTGTTACAAGTACAAACTGAAGCTCATGAAGAGACTCGGCTCTCTGCTGCCAAACATCCGTGGAGACGTGATGAAGGAAACGGCACTGAACGAACTTCTACAAGAACATGAGGAATCTCCTTTCAGAAGATCTGACTTTGCAGAATggctgaaagagagagaaagagagtctGATATCATTAAATCAATCCTCCGACAGCTGAAGGATGCTGGTGCACAAGCAGAAGTCAACATAGATCTGATATTAATGGATCTGGAAGTTGAAAATCTGGTCTGTTTCACGTTCACGTCATTGGACTGGACAGATGTGCTGCTGCTTCAACAAAAGGCCTGTTTGAGTCCttcagcaaaagaaagaaataatgaGAACCGCCCTGATACAAAGCAAAAGTCTTGGCTCAGTCCTGAGATCCAAAAGACCATGAGGAGCAACTTAAAGACATTTAAGAACTTGATTGATTCAAAAGATCGTAAACCAGCCAGGTTCATTGTGTCCTCGAGAGAAATGGAGAATAATCCAGGTTCCTGTATTCTGCTGTATGAAAGTGAATGTGACGAAGCTGTTTGTTTAATTCCTCCATCACAGCCTGCCTGTCCAGTCACTGAAGAGATCAATGAAAACACTGTCGTTGTGAAGGTTCCTCCAGCATGTCCTGCTACAGTAGAGCTCAGATTACAGTATAAATCTCAGCATGCCTCAGTCTGGACGTCTAAACCAGTGATGAAGGATCAACACACAGTTACTCTGACTGATCTGGGAGCAGGAACTAAATATGAGATCAAATGTGCAGCGGTGGGGAAACTCAACTACACCGTATACAGTGACGTCACTGAAGTTACCACAGAG gtAAGGAGGtgtactgttattattattg ATGACTCTTCTGCAGGACGAAGTGAAGTGATCAGAAG AAGTCAGAATTTGAATGTATTGAAGAATCCTGATGTTTCCAGCAACAAG GTCAAGCCGTCTGTGATCAACCCAGAGAGCAGCACACAGAGCCAATCGTCAG TATCAGTGTCCTCATCGAAGACGTTTAAACTGAGACTGAAGGAGGAGTTTCAGTATCTGAATGAAACCCCTGGAGAAAGACAAAACCTGAACGATGTCTTCATTGAACAACACATCACCGAGGACCCTGATTCTCACATCAGTGACAATAGACGGATCATGCGCAACAACATGTTCGAAGGCCAGCATATCAGGAGCGTTTTGATGAAGGGAGATGCCGGCGCTGGAAAAACCGTGACTGTGCAGAAGTTCGTCCTGGACTGGGCTGAAGAGAAATCAAACACTCATATCGATTATATATTTCCAATACCTTTTCAGAAGCTGAGCATTATCAGAGAGACGGTGAAGACGTGTAGCTTCGTGGAGCTTCTGCAGCAATGCTTCGAAAACACTGAAGATCTGAAACTCAACGACTCTGACAAGATCATGCTGGTCTTTGATGGACTCAACGAGTTTAAACTTCCTCTAGATTTCCAAAACACAAAGAAGATTACTGATATAAATGATCCAGCCTCAGTCTCTGATCTACTGGCAAACCTGATCATGAGAAATCTGCTTCCTAACGCTCAGATCTGGATCACCAGCAGACCAgcggcagccaatcagattcctGATGGATTCATTGATCGTGTGACAGAGATCCAGGGCTTTATTGATCTACAGAAGGAGGAATATTTCAGAAAGAGCATCAGTGATCAGAGAACGAGTGATAAAGTCATCAGTCGCATCCAGACATCACCACGCATCAAGAGCATGTGTTATTTACCAGATTACTGCAGAATCATCACAGCGATTCCTGAGAAGATGTTCAGAACAGACAGTGATGATTTCCCCAAGACCTTCACTCAGATGTACATCAGACTCCTGTTAGATCAGACTGAACTGATGCGAGAGAGAAGAGAGACCATCGTAGCTCTGGGGAGAATAGCGTTTCATCTGCTGGTGAATGGAAACTCTCTCTTCTGTTACGAACACTTAAAGAAATGTGGCATTAGAGATGAAAGCGATCTGATACGCTCATCGTTCATAAAGAAGATTGAAGACAAAAGCAAGCGTGAATTACTCTGTTTTGTGAATCGCAGAACACAGGAGTTTCTGGCAGCTTTATATGCGACTGAAGTCATTAATGTGAATAATAAGCTCCAGCTCGGAGATCTGTCCAGTCTGAAACTTGACCATGGAGTGACGTGCTTCACAAACTATAGACTTTGGGAAGTGAtggaaaatgctttaaaaagtcaGATGGATCTTTTCTTCTGCTTTTTACTGGGTTTGTCGCTGGAGTCCAATCAGAGAGCTTTAAAAGACCTTCTGAAACGGAGAGAAAGTCACCCTTCATTCAGTCAAGAGGCAGTTAAAAACATTAAGGGGATGATTAATTCCTCTCCAGAAAATACAGACAAACGCAGTCTCCTGTTTGACGCTTTGAAAGAGCTGGACGAACGATATTTAATTCaggaaataaaaacacagctgAAATCTGGACTCAAACTATCTCCTGTTCAGTTTTCAGCTCTGGTGAATTTAGAAGAGTAG
- the LOC131549685 gene encoding putative claudin-24: MDPGLWTLELLGLFFSLFACLCSLVTLMMPQWLTLSTELLPTESFQLGLWETCVVQDFGMTECIPYNTLLGLPSDIRLARILMCTAVATGLMGLLFAIPGINLVNGCRRTESFEAKRTLKMLGGIFSIVAGVLGLVPVSYVAHLTVLRFFDESVPSVVPRWEFGDALFLGWAAGFLHLAAGLLLVTSCLFMQDERCSLHQSIALNRAQMTRPERSPRGRTEYV, from the coding sequence ATGGACCCTGGATTATGGACTCTGGAGCTGCTGGGTCTGTTTTTCTCGCTGTTCGCCTGCTTGTGTTCGCTGGTCACACTCATGATGCCGCAATGGCTCACACTTTCCACCGAGCTCCTGCCCACCGAGAGCTTCCAGCTGGGATTGTGGGAAACCTGCGTGGTCCAGGATTTTGGGATGACCGAATGCATCCCGTACAACACTCTGCTGGGTCTCCCATCGGACATCCGACTGGCCCGAATCCTGATGTGCACCGCTGTGGCGACGGGTTTGATGGGTCTGTTATTCGCCATCCCGGGCATCAACCTGGTGAACGGCTGCAGACGCACGGAGAGCTTCGAAGCCAAAAGGACCTTGAAGATGCTCGGCGGGATCTTTAGCATCGTCGCAGGTGTCCTCGGTCTCGTGCCTGTCTCGTATGTGGCACATCTGACGGTTCTCCGGTTCTTCGATGAAAGCGTGCCGAGCGTGGTTCCTCGGTGGGAGTTCGGAGATGCGCTTTTCCTCGGCTGGGCGGCTGGGTTTTTGCATTTGGCGGCTGGTTTGTTGTTGGTCACTTCTTGCTTGTTTATGCAAGACGAAAGGTGTTCGCTACACCAATCTATAGCGCTAAACAGAGCTCAGATGACGCGTCCAGAACGCTCTCCACGCGGGAGGACAGAATATGTGTGA